The Fibrobacter sp. UWP2 genome has a window encoding:
- a CDS encoding bifunctional 3,4-dihydroxy-2-butanone-4-phosphate synthase/GTP cyclohydrolase II encodes MTLLNTIEEAIEDFKNGKFLIVVDDEDRENEGDFVIAAEKITPEKVNFMLHEGRGVLCCPLPIQRCHELNLTRQTAENTSILGTPFTIMVDKIEGCTTGVSAHDRAATILALSDPASKPSDFGRPGHISPLYAQEEGVLRRAGHTEAAVDLAKLAGLRPAAALIEIMNDDGTMARMPQLEEVAKKFDLKIISIRDLIDYRLKNEKLVQRVASPHVQTKYGDFTAYAYKSKTDGVEHVAWVAGDPDFSKPVYVRVHSECLTGDIFGSMRCDCGEQLQAAMKFIGEHGGVFLYLRGQEGRGIGLCNKLRAYELQEKGLDTVEANLHLGFKSDLRQYGTGAQILADLGVREMRLLTNNPSKISGISAYGLKIVERVPIEIKPNKVNRYYLQTKKEKMGHALALDEADHGAAEVLNEGK; translated from the coding sequence GTGACCTTGCTTAATACGATTGAAGAGGCCATAGAAGATTTTAAGAACGGCAAGTTCTTGATCGTGGTCGATGACGAAGACCGCGAGAACGAAGGCGATTTCGTAATCGCCGCCGAGAAGATTACGCCCGAAAAGGTGAACTTCATGCTCCACGAGGGCCGTGGCGTGCTCTGCTGCCCGCTGCCCATCCAGCGCTGCCATGAACTCAACCTCACGCGCCAGACTGCCGAGAACACCTCGATTTTGGGAACGCCGTTCACCATCATGGTCGACAAGATCGAAGGCTGCACCACGGGCGTTTCCGCCCACGACCGCGCGGCGACGATTCTTGCCCTTTCGGACCCTGCTTCCAAGCCGAGTGACTTCGGCCGTCCGGGGCATATTTCGCCCCTCTACGCGCAGGAAGAAGGCGTGCTCCGCCGCGCAGGCCATACCGAGGCGGCGGTGGACTTGGCTAAACTGGCGGGCCTGCGCCCGGCGGCCGCCCTGATCGAAATCATGAACGACGACGGCACCATGGCCCGCATGCCGCAACTCGAGGAAGTCGCGAAGAAGTTCGATCTCAAGATTATCTCGATCCGCGACCTCATCGACTACCGCCTCAAGAACGAGAAACTGGTGCAGCGCGTGGCATCCCCGCATGTGCAGACCAAGTACGGCGACTTTACCGCCTACGCCTACAAGAGCAAGACTGACGGCGTGGAACATGTGGCTTGGGTCGCAGGTGACCCCGACTTCAGCAAGCCGGTTTACGTGCGCGTGCATAGTGAATGCCTTACGGGCGATATTTTCGGGAGTATGCGCTGTGATTGCGGCGAGCAGTTGCAGGCAGCCATGAAGTTTATTGGCGAGCACGGAGGCGTGTTCTTGTACCTGCGTGGTCAGGAAGGCCGCGGCATCGGGCTTTGCAACAAGCTCCGTGCCTATGAATTGCAGGAGAAAGGCCTCGACACGGTCGAGGCGAACCTGCACCTCGGGTTCAAGTCCGATTTGCGCCAGTACGGCACGGGCGCGCAGATCCTTGCCGACCTGGGTGTTCGCGAAATGCGCCTCTTGACCAACAACCCGAGCAAGATATCGGGTATCTCGGCCTACGGGCTCAAGATTGTGGAGCGCGTGCCTATAGAGATCAAGCCGAACAAGGTGAACCGCTACTACCTCCAGACCAAAAAAGAGAAGATGGGTCACGCCTTGGCGTTGGACGAAGCCGATCACGGCGCCGCAGAAGTTTTAAACGAAGGAAAGTAA
- the ribH gene encoding 6,7-dimethyl-8-ribityllumazine synthase has product MKELKNSLNGEGMKIAIAVARFNEVVTDKLLSGAVRQLESLGVSEKDITVAHVPGAFELPGICRKFVNSKKFDAVIALGAIIRGETSHYDVVVNASTGGIAALAAEGKVPVILGILTTDTVDQAMNRAGLKAGNLGCNWATTAVEMVNLYKEI; this is encoded by the coding sequence ATGAAAGAACTGAAGAATTCCCTCAATGGTGAAGGCATGAAGATTGCGATTGCCGTGGCCCGCTTCAACGAAGTGGTCACCGACAAGCTGTTGAGTGGCGCCGTGCGCCAGCTCGAATCCCTGGGTGTTTCCGAAAAGGACATAACCGTGGCCCATGTCCCGGGCGCCTTTGAACTGCCGGGTATTTGCCGCAAGTTCGTCAATTCCAAAAAGTTTGACGCCGTGATTGCCCTCGGGGCGATCATTCGCGGCGAGACCAGCCATTATGACGTGGTGGTGAACGCCTCTACCGGAGGCATTGCCGCCCTCGCCGCCGAAGGCAAGGTCCCGGTGATCCTCGGGATCCTCACGACCGACACGGTGGACCAGGCCATGAACCGCGCCGGCCTCAAGGCGGGGAACCTCGGCTGCAACTGGGCCACGACCGCTGTCGAGATGGTGAATTTGTATAAGGAAATTTAA
- the nusB gene encoding transcription antitermination factor NusB, whose protein sequence is MKRSYRPARVFAMQLLYAMEVSGSTVGEALPGVLSAQPLHDDQKKYGMKLVDLVQAHREELDQEITSAAVHWEIERMAKLDRILVRIAMVELLYVPDIPTKVALAEAIQVANKYSTDNSGSFVNGILAGFMQKRGIMAQPSKKEN, encoded by the coding sequence ATGAAACGTAGTTATAGACCAGCGCGAGTGTTTGCAATGCAGTTGCTGTACGCTATGGAGGTTTCCGGCTCTACGGTAGGGGAGGCTCTCCCGGGAGTGCTCTCGGCGCAGCCTCTGCACGACGATCAAAAGAAGTATGGCATGAAGCTCGTGGACCTGGTGCAGGCGCATCGCGAGGAACTGGATCAGGAAATCACGTCGGCGGCAGTCCATTGGGAAATCGAACGCATGGCAAAACTCGACCGCATCCTGGTTCGCATCGCCATGGTGGAACTGCTCTATGTTCCCGACATCCCGACTAAGGTGGCTCTTGCTGAAGCGATCCAGGTGGCGAACAAGTACAGCACCGATAACTCGGGCTCGTTCGTCAATGGCATTTTGGCCGGCTTTATGCAAAAACGTGGAATTATGGCTCAACCCTCGAAGAAGGAAAACTAA
- a CDS encoding DUF2723 domain-containing protein, which produces MVIKEKWMKHIFAGISCLVALVVYAMTMAPTVSFWDCGEFVACANTLGIPHPPGTPFFVFFARAAIVLLPFVEEIAKRVNYISVVSSAATVYVTALFAWELLATVLKSPKFTEVISDKVRNIVLATAALVSGFLLTFSDTFWFNAVEAEVYGIAMFILMLISYLGLVWYNKKDEDEDGANRILIFICYIAFLGVGAHLYTMLTVPAVFVLLLVAEPKKILERIPIWITGTLLCSVIYMVSAFIEISIVCLVVLAVLTFVKPFKPGVQKAVKLSLAFAFFALVGYSTHLYIPIRSELNPTVDENNPEINIRDDQGNLQLGNLFKAENWKAFNDFVERKQYGSESMLSRAFYRRSQIVHQVFSFPSMSYGGYQMAQYLPYKVGGVNYANGVYTFDASENEPLERFGIKFPTQMTFMGDALLPQFLIFLIFNGLLVMVCVFIWKRNRHLGIFTSVLYALCSLGLLFYINFADGTRMEQREHDYWVSIMTRNVGDLNRNGANITALPDPNDLIDLRQNIERGKIRVEALRRHGADAGKIAEVEKKISDYENTAAWQNWKKIEAGFAQVGSRAPFPDAVHMEVRERDYFYTPAFIFMSLIFGVGAGILVLTCATTAATASFAAPLAALLAVVSFAVPCISNYEEHDRSGLWVPWDYAYNLLNSCRPNAILFTNGDNDTFPLWFAQEVAGIRKDVRVVNLSLGNTDWYIKQMLDNEPILKLSYDKAAIDRDMVLDNSSANNPNHQVSTWVRQAERLMPQLKARIDQMEGQELSAADSAKLLQFKVHYQVWDAFHDWAARTRSSMMLTQHKLVIDLALQNMDKPIEISTTVGTSNFMGLEKYMVQEGLVYNLVKGDLTPKRNEFDAAYTANLIDNTFKYRGLGDGTAYINSETERLLSSYVSLYLQISFDAREQMAKLRQERPFTAEKKAQVDSLAAMAGKYLELGMKQFPREWRNYWAAAYVYEVAGMKKEALEVLARGLKNIPAFDEGGRERLAVSVKQISQMSDEPLQVEDAPAETDSAKSDSAADSSKVDSTPVVASAN; this is translated from the coding sequence ATCGTGATTAAAGAAAAGTGGATGAAGCATATCTTTGCAGGTATTTCCTGCCTTGTGGCTTTGGTCGTGTACGCCATGACCATGGCTCCGACGGTCTCGTTTTGGGACTGCGGTGAATTTGTCGCCTGCGCGAACACGCTCGGCATTCCGCATCCTCCTGGAACGCCGTTTTTCGTGTTCTTCGCCCGTGCCGCGATCGTGTTGCTCCCCTTTGTGGAAGAAATCGCGAAGCGCGTGAACTACATCTCGGTGGTCTCCTCCGCCGCGACAGTCTACGTGACGGCTCTCTTCGCTTGGGAATTGCTCGCCACGGTCCTCAAGTCCCCGAAGTTCACGGAGGTCATCTCTGACAAGGTCCGCAACATTGTGCTCGCCACGGCGGCTCTCGTCTCCGGCTTCCTCCTCACGTTCTCGGACACCTTCTGGTTCAACGCCGTTGAAGCCGAAGTCTATGGCATCGCCATGTTCATCCTCATGCTCATCTCGTATCTCGGCCTCGTGTGGTACAACAAGAAGGACGAAGACGAAGATGGCGCCAATCGTATTTTGATTTTCATTTGCTACATCGCCTTCTTGGGCGTGGGCGCCCACCTCTATACCATGCTTACGGTGCCGGCCGTGTTCGTCTTGTTGCTCGTTGCCGAACCCAAGAAGATTTTGGAACGCATACCCATTTGGATTACGGGTACGCTCCTCTGCTCTGTGATCTACATGGTGTCCGCCTTTATCGAGATTTCGATTGTCTGCCTAGTGGTGCTCGCCGTCCTGACGTTTGTCAAGCCGTTCAAACCGGGTGTGCAAAAAGCGGTCAAGCTTTCGCTCGCCTTTGCGTTCTTTGCCCTTGTCGGTTACAGCACGCACCTCTATATTCCCATCCGTTCCGAACTCAACCCGACTGTCGACGAGAACAATCCCGAAATCAACATCCGTGACGACCAGGGCAACCTCCAGTTGGGCAATCTTTTCAAGGCAGAGAACTGGAAGGCGTTCAACGACTTTGTGGAACGCAAGCAGTACGGTTCCGAGAGCATGCTCAGTCGTGCGTTCTACCGCCGTTCTCAAATTGTCCACCAGGTGTTCAGCTTCCCGAGCATGAGCTACGGTGGCTACCAGATGGCTCAGTACCTGCCTTACAAAGTGGGCGGGGTGAACTACGCCAATGGCGTCTACACCTTTGACGCGTCCGAGAACGAACCGCTGGAACGCTTTGGCATCAAGTTCCCCACGCAGATGACCTTCATGGGTGATGCGCTCCTTCCGCAGTTCCTCATCTTCCTCATTTTCAATGGTCTCCTCGTTATGGTTTGCGTCTTTATTTGGAAGCGCAACCGCCACTTGGGTATTTTCACCTCTGTTCTTTATGCCCTCTGCTCGCTTGGCCTGTTGTTCTACATCAACTTCGCTGACGGCACACGCATGGAACAGCGTGAACACGACTACTGGGTCTCCATCATGACCCGCAATGTGGGCGACCTGAACCGCAATGGCGCCAATATTACGGCTCTCCCGGACCCGAACGACCTCATTGACCTGCGCCAGAACATTGAACGCGGCAAAATCCGCGTCGAGGCCCTCCGCCGTCATGGAGCCGATGCTGGCAAAATCGCCGAAGTCGAAAAGAAGATTTCGGATTACGAGAATACCGCCGCTTGGCAGAACTGGAAAAAGATCGAGGCTGGCTTTGCCCAGGTGGGTAGCCGCGCTCCGTTCCCCGACGCCGTTCACATGGAAGTCCGCGAACGTGACTACTTCTACACGCCGGCGTTCATCTTTATGAGCCTTATCTTTGGCGTGGGCGCCGGAATCCTGGTACTGACCTGCGCCACCACGGCCGCCACGGCTTCGTTTGCCGCCCCGCTTGCCGCATTGCTTGCCGTTGTGTCTTTTGCGGTCCCGTGCATTTCGAACTACGAGGAACACGACCGCTCCGGTCTTTGGGTTCCCTGGGATTACGCCTACAACCTGCTGAACAGCTGCCGCCCGAACGCCATCCTCTTTACGAATGGCGACAATGACACCTTCCCGCTGTGGTTTGCGCAAGAAGTCGCAGGCATTCGTAAGGACGTGCGCGTGGTGAACCTCTCGCTCGGCAATACCGACTGGTACATTAAGCAGATGCTCGACAACGAGCCCATCCTCAAGTTGAGTTACGACAAGGCCGCCATTGACCGCGACATGGTGCTCGATAACAGCAGTGCCAACAACCCGAACCACCAGGTTTCTACCTGGGTGCGTCAGGCCGAACGCCTGATGCCGCAGCTCAAGGCCCGTATCGACCAGATGGAAGGCCAGGAACTGAGCGCCGCTGATTCTGCGAAGCTGCTCCAGTTCAAGGTCCACTACCAGGTTTGGGACGCCTTCCACGATTGGGCGGCACGCACCCGCAGCAGCATGATGCTCACGCAGCACAAACTGGTGATTGACCTTGCCCTGCAGAACATGGACAAGCCGATTGAAATTTCGACGACGGTCGGTACTTCCAACTTCATGGGCCTCGAAAAGTACATGGTCCAGGAAGGCCTGGTGTACAACTTGGTGAAGGGCGACCTCACTCCGAAACGCAACGAATTCGATGCCGCCTACACGGCAAACCTCATCGACAATACCTTCAAGTATCGCGGTCTTGGTGACGGCACCGCCTACATCAACTCCGAAACGGAACGCCTGCTGTCAAGCTACGTTTCGCTGTACTTGCAGATTTCGTTTGATGCCCGTGAACAGATGGCGAAACTCCGTCAGGAACGTCCGTTCACCGCCGAGAAGAAGGCCCAGGTCGATAGCCTCGCCGCCATGGCGGGCAAATACCTGGAACTCGGCATGAAGCAGTTCCCGCGTGAATGGCGTAACTATTGGGCTGCCGCCTATGTTTACGAAGTCGCCGGCATGAAGAAGGAAGCCCTTGAAGTGCTCGCTCGCGGTCTCAAGAATATCCCCGCTTTTGACGAAGGCGGCCGTGAACGCCTGGCTGTAAGCGTGAAGCAGATTTCCCAGATGTCCGATGAACCGCTCCAGG